From the Rhinolophus sinicus isolate RSC01 linkage group LG02, ASM3656204v1, whole genome shotgun sequence genome, one window contains:
- the OR5BS1 gene encoding olfactory receptor 5BS1, with product MEVGNITTVTEFVLLRLSNNPQIQALLFALFLGIYLLTLTGNLLMLLVIRADSHLHTPMYFFLSHLSFLDAFYSSIIVPNLLQNLLSKWKTISFLQCFTQISLVLFSGATEACLLSVMAYDRFQAVCHPLLYMVAMDRKVCTGLVGASWAIGIGTSLVNTLLLAQQHFCGPNLIRSVSCELPPVLLLTCSDPYVSTVSILTTMVVLGLGTFFLLLSSYTRIIMTALRIKSATGRGKIFSTCSAHFLVVTIFYVSGICRYMTPLSDLALEQVLSMQYSVVTPLLNPFIYSLKNQEVKAALRRMLTRKPRLTF from the exons ATGGAAGTTGGCAACATAACCACAGTCACTGAGTTCGTTCTCCTAAGACTCTCCAACAACCCTCAGATCCAGGCTCTGCTCTTTGCACTGTTCCTGGGGATTTACCTCCTGACTCTCACAGGGAacctgctgatgctgctggtgaTCCGAGCTGATTCCCACCTCCACAcccccatgtacttcttcctgaGTCACCTCTCCTTCCTGGATGCTTTCTATTCCTCCATCATTGTGCCTAATCTGCTACAGAACCTTCTTTCCAAGTGGAAGACTATATCCTTCCTTCAGTGTTTCACCCAGATCTCCTTGGTCCTATTTTCTGGAGCCACTGAAGCTTGCCTCCTTTCAGTCATGGCCTATGACCGGTTCCAGGCTGTGTGCCACCCGCTGTTGTACATGGTGGCTATGGACAGGAAGGTATGTACTGGCCTGGTGGGAGCATCCTGGGCCATAGGAATAGGGACCAGCCTAGTTAACACCCTCCTCCTGGCTCAGCAGCACTTCTGTGGCCCCAACCTCATCCGCAGTGTCTCCTGTGAGCTTCCCCCAGTGCTCCTGTTGACCTGTTCTGACCCCTATGTGAGCACTGTCTCCATCCTGACCACCATGGTGGTCCTGGGCCTTGGCACCTTTTTCCTATTGCTGAGTTCCTACACCCGTATCATCATGACAGCCCTGAGGATCAAGTCTGCCACGGGTCGGGGCAAGATCTTCTCCACCTGCTCTGCTCATTTTCTTGTGGTCACCATCTTTTATGTTTCAGGAATTTGCAG GTACATGACTCCACTATCCGACTTAGCCCTGGAGCAAGTGCTCTCCATGCAGTACAGTGTGGTGACCCCGCTGTTAAACCCCTTCATCTACAGTCTGAAGAATCAGGAGGTGAAGGCAGCTCTGAGGAGGATGCTGACCAGGAAGCCCAGGCTTACCTTCTAA
- the LALBA gene encoding alpha-lactalbumin, with protein sequence MMSFVSLLLVGILFPVSQAKQFTKCELSQVLKDMDGYGGITLPEWICTIFHSSGYDTQTMVNNNDRTEYGLFQISNKLWCRDNQILQSRNICDISCDKFLDDDLTDDIMCAKKILDNEGIDYWLAHKPLCSEKLEQWLCEEL encoded by the exons ATGATGTCCTTCGTCTCTCTCCTCCTGGTGGGCATTCTGTTCCCTGTTAGCCAGGCCAAGCAATTTACAAAATGTGAGCTGTCCCAGGTGCTGAAAGACATGGATGGCTATGGAGGGATCACTTTACCTGAAT GGATCTGTACCATATTTCATAGCAGTGGTTACGACACACAAACCATGGTCAATAACAATGACAGGACAGAATATGGACTCTTCCAGATCAGTAATAAACTTTGGTGCAGGGACAATCAGATACTTCAGTCAAGGAACATCTGTGACATCTCCTGTGATA AGTTCTTGGATGATGACCTTACTGATGACATAATGTGTGCCAAGAAGATCCTGGATAATGAAGGAATTGATTACTG GTTGGCCCATAAACCACTCTGCTCCGAGAAGCTGGAACAATGGCTCTGCGAGGAGTTGTGA